In Synechococcus sp. MW101C3, one genomic interval encodes:
- a CDS encoding phosphotransacetylase family protein, with protein MSSTLLIGSCHPFSGKSALVLGLARQAARMGVPVRFGKPLATSLRLDRRPLPGGDGPSAPLIDDDVRFVGGILGLAPDCLLPSLQLLEPATARQRLLQGELGAGDGFGALRDHLSAPNDGLTLLEASGSLSEGLLYGLSLVQLAHGLEAPVVLVHHWLDSCSIDPLLQARDLLGERLAGVVLNAVDPDAVETLLQEEVPAMERLGLQVFGVLPRSPLLRSVTVEELAERLGAKVLCCPERLDLLVETLSIGAMNVNSAMEFFRRRRNMAVVTGADRTDIQLAALEASTQCLILTGAGDPLSQLINRAEELDVPLLKVEHDTLTTVEVIERAFGNVRLHESVKATYAIRLVEEHCRFDRLFDRLRLPISA; from the coding sequence ATGAGCAGCACTCTGCTGATCGGTTCGTGCCACCCCTTCAGCGGAAAATCAGCGCTGGTGCTCGGCCTGGCAAGGCAGGCCGCCCGCATGGGTGTGCCGGTGCGTTTCGGCAAACCCCTGGCCACCAGTCTGCGGCTGGATCGCAGGCCCTTACCCGGTGGCGATGGTCCATCGGCCCCCCTGATCGATGACGACGTGCGTTTCGTCGGCGGCATCCTCGGCCTGGCGCCAGACTGCCTGCTGCCTTCGCTGCAGCTGCTGGAGCCGGCCACGGCGCGGCAGCGACTCCTGCAGGGCGAACTGGGCGCCGGTGATGGATTCGGGGCTCTGCGCGACCACCTCAGCGCCCCCAATGATGGGCTCACGCTGCTGGAGGCCTCCGGCAGCCTCAGCGAAGGTCTGCTCTATGGGCTGAGCCTGGTGCAGCTGGCGCACGGGCTGGAAGCCCCGGTGGTCCTGGTGCACCACTGGCTCGACAGCTGCAGCATTGATCCCCTGCTGCAGGCCCGCGACCTGCTCGGCGAGCGCCTGGCCGGCGTGGTGCTGAACGCTGTGGATCCCGATGCCGTCGAGACCCTCCTGCAGGAGGAGGTGCCCGCCATGGAGCGTCTGGGGCTGCAGGTCTTCGGCGTGCTGCCCCGCAGCCCACTGCTGCGCAGCGTCACCGTGGAAGAGCTGGCCGAGCGGCTGGGCGCGAAGGTGCTCTGTTGCCCCGAGCGGCTCGATCTGCTGGTGGAAACACTCTCGATCGGGGCGATGAACGTCAACTCCGCGATGGAATTCTTCCGTCGTCGGCGCAACATGGCCGTGGTCACCGGTGCCGACCGCACTGACATCCAGCTGGCGGCCCTGGAGGCCTCCACCCAGTGCCTGATCCTCACCGGCGCAGGCGATCCGCTCTCCCAGCTCATCAATCGCGCCGAAGAACTCGACGTGCCCCTGCTCAAGGTGGAGCACGACACACTCACCACCGTGGAGGTGATCGAGCGGGCCTTCGGCAACGTGCGTTTGCACGAATCCGTCAAAGCCACCTACGCCATCCGGCTGGTGGAGGAACACTGCCGCTTCGACCGCCTGTTCGATCGCCTGCGGCTGCCGATCAGCGCCTGA
- a CDS encoding SPFH domain-containing protein yields MEVLFSLPALALLAVLGVSSVKITNGGRSMLVERLGKYDRQLTPGMSLVLPVVERIVSNESLKERVLDIPPQQCITRDNVSIEVDAVVYWQLLEHAKAYYALDNLKSAMVNLVLTQIRSEMGKLDLDQTFSTRSEVNEVLLRELDQATDPWGVKVTRVELRDIQPSKGVQQAMEMQMSAEREKRAAVLRSEGEREAQVNAAKGRAEALVLDAKAKQEAVLLDADAQAKQQLLLARARAESAAQLAAVIDSHPAAAESLRLLLAKDWMAMGQAMAASKGGSVLMVDPQSPASLLAALKGLQEKGGS; encoded by the coding sequence ATGGAGGTCCTGTTTTCCTTGCCCGCGCTGGCGCTGCTGGCGGTGCTCGGAGTGAGCAGCGTCAAGATCACCAATGGCGGCCGCTCGATGCTGGTGGAGCGCCTCGGCAAGTACGACCGCCAGCTCACCCCCGGCATGTCGCTGGTGCTGCCGGTGGTGGAGCGCATCGTCAGCAACGAGTCACTGAAGGAGCGGGTGCTGGACATTCCCCCGCAGCAGTGCATCACCCGCGACAACGTTTCGATCGAGGTGGATGCGGTGGTGTACTGGCAACTGCTTGAGCATGCCAAGGCCTACTACGCCCTCGACAACCTCAAGTCGGCGATGGTGAACCTGGTGCTCACCCAGATTCGCTCGGAGATGGGCAAGCTCGACCTCGACCAGACCTTCTCCACCCGCTCCGAGGTGAACGAGGTGCTGCTGCGCGAGCTCGATCAGGCCACCGATCCCTGGGGCGTGAAGGTGACCCGCGTGGAACTGCGTGACATTCAGCCCTCCAAGGGGGTGCAGCAGGCGATGGAGATGCAGATGAGTGCGGAGCGAGAGAAGCGGGCGGCCGTTCTTCGTTCCGAGGGGGAGCGAGAGGCCCAGGTGAATGCCGCCAAGGGGCGGGCCGAAGCACTGGTGCTTGATGCCAAGGCCAAGCAGGAGGCGGTGCTGCTTGATGCCGATGCCCAGGCCAAGCAGCAGTTGCTGCTGGCCAGGGCCAGGGCCGAATCTGCCGCCCAGCTGGCCGCCGTGATCGACTCCCATCCCGCTGCCGCCGAGAGCCTGAGGCTGCTGCTCGCCAAGGACTGGATGGCGATGGGCCAGGCGATGGCAGCGAGCAAGGGGGGATCGGTGCTGATGGTGGATCCCCAGAGCCCCGCCTCCCTGCTGGCCGCGCTCAAGGGGCTGCAGGAGAAGGGCGGCAGCTGA
- a CDS encoding YajQ family cyclic di-GMP-binding protein: MADTFSFDVVSDFDRQELVNALDQVRREVGQRYDLKDSKTEIDLEENSLTITTASDMTLEAVADVLRQKAVKRELSLKIFDFQPAEPVGGNRVQQVVKLRKGLSQELAKRLSKTVRDQVKKVTVAIQGESLRVTGKNKDDLQQVIQLLRAEDLELPLQFENYR, from the coding sequence ATGGCCGACACCTTTTCTTTCGACGTGGTGTCGGATTTCGATCGGCAGGAGCTGGTGAATGCGCTGGACCAGGTGCGCCGTGAGGTGGGTCAGCGCTACGACCTCAAGGACTCCAAGACCGAGATCGATCTGGAGGAGAACAGCCTCACGATCACCACCGCCAGCGACATGACCCTGGAAGCCGTGGCCGATGTGCTGCGCCAGAAGGCCGTCAAGCGTGAGCTCTCGCTCAAGATCTTCGATTTCCAGCCGGCGGAGCCGGTGGGCGGCAACCGCGTGCAACAGGTGGTGAAGCTGCGCAAAGGCCTCAGCCAGGAGCTGGCCAAGCGGCTCAGCAAAACGGTGCGCGATCAGGTCAAGAAGGTCACCGTGGCGATTCAGGGCGAGAGCCTGCGGGTCACGGGCAAGAACAAGGACGATCTGCAGCAGGTGATCCAGCTGCTGCGCGCTGAAGATCTCGAGCTGCCGCTGCAGTTCGAGAATTACCGCTGA
- a CDS encoding MAPEG family protein, producing MDLPLLFMDLPLLLTGEPKAPLAWSLVLSGAVVILSLVPLGAGRASADFTPADLAAPRAMFERLPAWGQRASWAHQNCFEAFTLHAPACLLCLLAGPAMLAASPLLALAALLHPALRLAYIGAYLANQPLLRSLSWVGALLCTALLYTEGLKALLHA from the coding sequence ATGGACCTGCCACTGCTGTTCATGGACCTGCCGTTGCTGCTGACGGGCGAACCGAAGGCCCCCCTGGCCTGGTCGCTGGTGCTGTCGGGGGCGGTGGTGATCCTCAGCCTGGTGCCACTGGGGGCCGGGCGGGCCAGCGCGGATTTCACCCCCGCCGATCTGGCCGCCCCGCGGGCCATGTTCGAGCGGCTGCCGGCCTGGGGGCAAAGGGCCAGCTGGGCCCACCAGAACTGTTTCGAGGCCTTCACGCTGCATGCGCCCGCCTGCCTGCTCTGCCTGCTGGCGGGGCCGGCGATGCTGGCAGCGTCGCCGCTGCTGGCCCTGGCGGCCCTGCTGCACCCGGCGCTGCGGCTGGCCTACATCGGCGCCTACCTGGCCAACCAGCCGCTGCTGCGCAGCCTGAGCTGGGTCGGTGCCCTGCTCTGCACCGCCCTGCTCTACACGGAAGGGCTCAAGGCACTGTTGCACGCCTGA
- a CDS encoding DNA recombination-mediator protein A translates to MTRSLDLPPLDRIDTLAQELALLQDTGKRRIAILGSRHVPVVSIHLVELVARSLAQEGHSLVTSGSQGVNAAVIRGVLGVDPSRLTVLLPQSLERQPLESRQQLEKVLHLVEKPDHDDLTLPMASTLCNQEIIGRCDQLICFAFHDSETLLASCRTAEDMGKVVTLLFFD, encoded by the coding sequence GTGACGCGGTCCCTTGATCTGCCCCCTCTGGACCGGATTGACACCCTGGCTCAGGAACTGGCCCTGCTGCAGGACACGGGCAAGCGACGCATCGCCATCCTCGGCAGCCGCCACGTGCCGGTGGTGTCGATCCATCTGGTGGAGCTGGTAGCTCGCTCCCTGGCCCAGGAGGGGCACAGCCTCGTCACCTCCGGCTCCCAGGGGGTCAACGCCGCCGTGATCCGCGGCGTGCTCGGCGTCGACCCCTCGCGCCTCACCGTGCTGCTGCCCCAGAGCCTCGAGCGTCAGCCGCTGGAATCGCGCCAGCAGCTGGAGAAGGTGCTGCACCTGGTGGAGAAGCCCGACCACGACGATCTGACCCTGCCGATGGCCAGCACCCTCTGCAACCAGGAGATCATCGGCCGCTGCGACCAGCTGATCTGCTTCGCCTTCCACGACAGCGAAACCCTGCTGGCCAGCTGCCGCACCGCCGAAGACATGGGCAAGGTGGTCACCCTGCTGTTCTTCGACTGA
- a CDS encoding NfeD family protein translates to MASLIWLAVAAVLFLVEVSVPGFGGFLIAAMAALVVSSLTALLGLALPLQLGLFALLTVAGSAAIWAWSKRQRPARDRIETSDRAVVIDGFDAQGRGRVRWQGQSWAAESLEGERLLPGAAVVVMRRVGTKLEVLADGR, encoded by the coding sequence ATGGCATCCCTGATCTGGCTGGCGGTGGCGGCGGTGCTGTTCCTGGTGGAGGTAAGCGTGCCGGGCTTCGGCGGCTTTCTGATCGCCGCCATGGCGGCGTTGGTGGTCTCGTCGCTCACGGCGCTGCTGGGGCTGGCCCTGCCGCTGCAGCTGGGGCTGTTCGCGCTGCTCACCGTGGCGGGGAGCGCGGCGATCTGGGCCTGGTCGAAGCGGCAACGGCCGGCCCGCGATCGGATCGAAACGAGCGACCGGGCCGTGGTGATCGATGGCTTCGATGCCCAGGGGCGCGGCCGCGTGCGCTGGCAGGGGCAGAGCTGGGCCGCAGAAAGTCTGGAAGGGGAACGGTTGCTGCCGGGCGCCGCGGTGGTGGTGATGCGCCGCGTGGGAACCAAGCTGGAAGTGCTGGCCGATGGGCGCTGA
- a CDS encoding serine hydrolase: MSTSRRRVLDSIGGVALGSTLSLFLQSGRSRAATAPAQPRSLDALNQTIRSSFSALRGEKAFLMRSPAFSASASGAQTTAAWQQGLNPSQPLFCGSSFKAYVLAEFLRQLESGKVSLQEQLPVNDSVRFLSSLVLENVSGTIPASVALEAMIMHSDNTATDMVLKRIGADNVRGLIASLGLPDTRIPTSTRQFFSYLLGAPAGVDLGWQGVNKALEASGTQTRPIINDQETMVGSPADFVRFYSRALQGELFRTSSSLKEFRRILGLPPAITVLDLPRAHLFLKGGSLDFAPDYVMSLAGGMRLCNGRWITFSFQQNWKDTDPAAAKATIQTFIDTIAGIFRAAAGFFSG, encoded by the coding sequence ATGTCTACGTCCCGGCGCCGCGTGCTGGATTCCATCGGGGGGGTGGCCCTGGGCTCCACCCTGTCGTTGTTCCTCCAGAGCGGACGCTCCCGGGCTGCAACGGCCCCTGCCCAACCGCGCAGCCTTGACGCTCTGAATCAGACCATTCGTTCCTCCTTCAGCGCCCTGAGAGGAGAGAAGGCGTTCCTGATGCGTTCGCCGGCATTCAGCGCCTCGGCATCGGGAGCCCAGACGACGGCTGCCTGGCAACAGGGGCTGAATCCAAGCCAGCCCCTGTTCTGCGGCAGCAGCTTCAAGGCGTACGTGCTGGCTGAATTCCTGCGGCAGCTGGAGAGCGGCAAGGTCAGCCTGCAGGAACAGTTACCGGTGAATGATTCGGTGCGGTTTCTCAGCAGCCTGGTGCTGGAGAACGTCAGCGGCACGATTCCGGCTTCGGTGGCCCTGGAAGCCATGATCATGCACAGCGACAACACCGCCACCGACATGGTGCTCAAGCGGATCGGCGCGGACAACGTGCGGGGCTTGATCGCCTCTCTCGGCCTGCCTGATACCCGGATCCCCACCAGCACGCGTCAGTTCTTCTCCTACCTGCTGGGAGCCCCCGCCGGCGTGGATCTGGGCTGGCAAGGGGTCAACAAAGCACTGGAGGCCAGCGGAACGCAGACGCGGCCGATCATCAACGACCAGGAGACGATGGTGGGATCTCCCGCGGATTTCGTCCGCTTCTATTCCAGGGCCTTGCAGGGAGAGCTGTTCCGCACCAGCAGTTCCCTGAAGGAGTTCAGGCGCATCCTGGGGTTGCCGCCAGCGATCACCGTGCTGGATCTGCCCCGCGCCCATCTGTTCCTCAAGGGCGGAAGCCTGGATTTCGCCCCCGACTATGTGATGTCGCTGGCCGGCGGCATGCGGCTGTGCAACGGCCGCTGGATCACTTTCTCCTTCCAGCAGAACTGGAAGGACACCGATCCTGCGGCCGCCAAGGCCACCATTCAAACCTTCATCGACACGATCGCGGGCATCTTTCGGGCTGCGGCAGGGTTCTTCTCAGGCTGA